A window of the Pseudomonas furukawaii genome harbors these coding sequences:
- a CDS encoding class II fumarate hydratase — MSRTETDSLGPVEVADDAYWGAQTQRSLENFAIGVERMPLAVVHALALIKKAAARVNGHNGDLPPDVARLIEQAADEVLAGRHDDQFPLVVWQTGSGTQSNMNVNEVIAGRANELATGQRGGKSPVHPNDHVNFAQSSNDSFPTAMHIAIARAVQQDLLPAIGELSGGLAEQSARHAHLVKTGRTHLMDATPITFGQELSAFVAQLDYADKAIRAALPAVLQLAQGGTAVGTGLNAPHDFADAMAAELAALSGLHFVSAPNKFAALAGHEPLVALSGALKTLAVALMKIANDLRLLGSGPRGGLAEVRLPANEPGSSIMPGKVNPTQCEALSMLACQVMGNDATVGFAASQGHLQLNVFKPVIVHNLLQSIRLLADGCRNFQQHCVAGLEPDAARMAEHLERGLMLVTALNPHIGYDKAAQIAKKAYAEGTTLRQAALTLGFLTEEQFDAWVRPESMLEAGQHG, encoded by the coding sequence ATGAGCCGTACCGAAACCGACAGCCTCGGACCCGTCGAGGTCGCCGACGACGCCTACTGGGGCGCGCAGACCCAACGCTCGCTGGAGAACTTCGCCATCGGCGTCGAACGCATGCCGCTGGCGGTGGTGCACGCCCTGGCGCTGATCAAGAAGGCCGCCGCCCGGGTCAACGGCCACAATGGCGACCTGCCGCCGGACGTGGCGCGGCTGATCGAACAGGCCGCCGACGAGGTGCTGGCCGGCCGCCATGACGACCAGTTCCCGCTGGTGGTCTGGCAGACCGGCAGCGGCACCCAGAGCAACATGAACGTCAACGAGGTGATCGCCGGCCGTGCCAACGAACTGGCCACCGGCCAGCGCGGCGGCAAGAGCCCGGTCCACCCCAACGACCACGTGAACTTCGCCCAGAGCTCCAACGACAGCTTCCCCACCGCGATGCACATCGCCATCGCCCGCGCCGTGCAACAGGACCTGCTGCCCGCCATCGGCGAGCTGTCCGGCGGCCTGGCCGAGCAATCGGCCCGCCATGCGCACCTGGTGAAGACCGGCCGCACCCACCTGATGGACGCCACGCCCATCACCTTCGGCCAGGAACTGTCCGCCTTCGTCGCCCAGCTGGATTACGCCGACAAGGCCATTCGCGCGGCCCTGCCGGCGGTGCTGCAACTGGCCCAGGGCGGTACCGCCGTGGGCACCGGCCTGAACGCGCCCCATGACTTCGCCGACGCCATGGCCGCCGAACTGGCGGCGCTGTCGGGCCTGCACTTCGTCTCGGCGCCGAACAAGTTCGCCGCCCTCGCCGGCCATGAGCCGCTGGTCGCCCTCTCCGGCGCCCTCAAGACCCTCGCCGTGGCCCTGATGAAAATCGCCAACGACCTGCGCCTGCTGGGTTCCGGTCCCCGAGGCGGCCTGGCCGAAGTGCGCCTGCCGGCCAACGAGCCGGGCAGCTCCATCATGCCGGGCAAGGTCAACCCGACCCAGTGCGAGGCCCTGTCCATGCTGGCGTGCCAGGTCATGGGCAACGACGCCACCGTCGGCTTCGCCGCCAGCCAGGGCCACCTGCAGCTGAACGTCTTCAAGCCGGTGATCGTCCACAACCTGCTGCAGTCGATCCGGCTGCTGGCCGATGGCTGCCGCAACTTCCAGCAGCACTGCGTGGCCGGCCTGGAGCCGGACGCCGCGCGCATGGCCGAGCACCTGGAGCGCGGCCTGATGCTGGTGACCGCCCTCAACCCCCATATCGGCTACGACAAGGCCGCGCAGATCGCCAAGAAGGCCTATGCCGAAGGCACCACCCTGCGGCAGGCGGCGCTGACCCTGGGCTTCCTGACGGAGGAGCAGTTCGACGCCTGGGTCCGCCCGGAGAGCATGCTGGAGGCCGGTCAACATGGCTGA
- a CDS encoding helix-turn-helix transcriptional regulator — protein sequence MGLDERYDTLVNLCYECVLDAAAWKPLLERLAAATGYQMGALLFLDRHAQRPRVSSLNLCDPASVDAYNSYYHQYDPAKEMLVPRPVGSWYHDREDLAPQRIRRDPYYQEFHLPYGMNAISCIKLHEQEDAGTYLSLLTAVGAALPEPGHRALLTRLSPHLLRAAQLSERLQDLQREVARRDLLLDRHGAPVWLLNGEGRMLFCNREAEQRLGQPDYPLRLRQGRLHGQALDHRLQGLIRQAAGRDGKRRAGWLALGEGSPLQVLVTPVPEASALAAPHRGPLALVTVLDSRPRKALLVELFQLTPAELRLVELLVQGLSPEDCAERLQVSINTIRTQLRALFRKTDTRRQAELLQLLARLQGA from the coding sequence ATGGGACTCGACGAGCGCTATGACACCCTGGTGAACCTCTGCTACGAGTGCGTACTCGACGCCGCCGCCTGGAAGCCGCTGCTGGAGCGGCTGGCGGCGGCCACCGGCTACCAGATGGGCGCCCTGCTCTTTCTCGACCGCCACGCCCAGCGGCCCCGGGTCTCGTCCCTCAACCTCTGCGACCCGGCCTCGGTGGACGCCTACAACAGCTATTACCACCAGTACGATCCGGCCAAGGAAATGCTGGTGCCCCGCCCGGTGGGCAGCTGGTACCACGATCGGGAAGACCTGGCCCCCCAGCGGATCCGCCGGGACCCCTACTACCAGGAGTTCCACCTGCCCTACGGGATGAACGCCATCTCCTGCATCAAGCTGCACGAACAGGAAGATGCCGGCACCTACCTGTCGCTGCTGACCGCCGTGGGCGCGGCCCTGCCGGAACCGGGCCATCGCGCGCTGCTGACGCGCCTCAGCCCGCACCTGCTGCGGGCCGCCCAGCTGTCCGAACGCCTGCAGGACCTGCAACGGGAGGTGGCGCGGCGGGACCTGCTGCTGGACCGCCATGGCGCCCCCGTCTGGCTGCTCAACGGCGAGGGCCGGATGCTGTTCTGCAACCGCGAGGCCGAGCAACGCCTCGGCCAGCCGGACTACCCCCTGCGACTGCGCCAGGGCCGGCTCCACGGCCAGGCGCTGGACCACCGGTTGCAGGGTCTGATCCGCCAGGCGGCCGGGCGCGACGGCAAGCGCCGTGCCGGCTGGCTGGCACTGGGCGAAGGCTCGCCCCTTCAGGTCCTGGTCACGCCCGTGCCGGAGGCCTCCGCACTGGCGGCCCCCCATCGGGGACCGCTGGCGCTGGTGACGGTGCTCGACAGCCGCCCACGCAAGGCGCTGCTGGTGGAGCTCTTCCAGCTCACCCCCGCCGAGCTGAGGCTCGTGGAACTGCTGGTCCAGGGCCTTTCTCCCGAAGACTGCGCCGAGCGCCTGCAGGTCTCCATCAACACCATCCGCACCCAGTTGCGCGCGCTGTTCCGCAAGACCGACACCCGTCGCCAGGCCGAACTGCTCCAGCTCCTCGCCCGCCTCCAGGGCGCCTGA
- a CDS encoding class I SAM-dependent methyltransferase, whose amino-acid sequence MEEEELNRSIREQRQLREELAHIKSERERLQLDRPAPWPEAPSPSNILPFPVRPVASPRMHCGDPWLLDYLYGVPTEALHGLPEERVRQLFEFATSAQAARALRSRRRTLARYLDDTCQRLGLDARMLCVAGGHFREGELARELRHGRFGEMLVIDDDGARLERVHAAYGHLGVTTRQMQLDQLLTAASDLEGFDLVYSAGITELLDDRHCERLVFRLFQALRPGGRLLLANFRPGVPAIGFLEGLLDWHPRYRQDAQMLSLLDGVDYNEIASARVFHDVGQRVAFLEAVKYG is encoded by the coding sequence GTGGAAGAGGAAGAACTGAACCGGAGCATCAGGGAACAACGACAACTGCGCGAGGAACTGGCGCACATCAAATCCGAACGTGAACGCCTGCAGCTGGACCGGCCGGCCCCCTGGCCGGAAGCGCCTTCGCCGAGCAATATCCTGCCCTTCCCCGTTCGGCCCGTGGCGAGCCCCCGCATGCACTGCGGCGATCCGTGGCTGCTGGACTACCTCTATGGGGTGCCGACCGAAGCCCTGCACGGGCTGCCCGAGGAGCGGGTGCGCCAGCTCTTCGAGTTCGCCACCAGCGCCCAGGCCGCCCGCGCACTGCGCTCCCGCCGGCGCACGCTGGCCCGGTACCTGGACGACACCTGCCAGCGTCTGGGCCTCGACGCCCGCATGCTCTGCGTCGCCGGCGGCCATTTCCGCGAAGGCGAACTGGCCCGTGAACTCCGCCATGGCCGCTTCGGCGAGATGCTGGTGATCGATGACGACGGCGCGCGCCTCGAACGGGTCCACGCCGCCTACGGCCACCTGGGCGTGACCACCCGGCAGATGCAGCTGGATCAGTTGTTGACCGCCGCAAGCGACCTGGAAGGATTCGACCTGGTGTATTCGGCCGGCATCACCGAACTGCTGGACGATCGCCACTGCGAACGCCTGGTGTTCCGCCTGTTCCAGGCCCTGCGTCCGGGCGGACGCCTGCTGCTGGCCAATTTCCGGCCCGGCGTCCCGGCCATCGGCTTCCTCGAAGGCCTGCTGGACTGGCACCCCCGCTACCGCCAGGACGCCCAGATGCTGAGCCTGCTGGATGGCGTGGACTACAACGAGATCGCCTCGGCGCGGGTGTTCCACGACGTCGGCCAGCGGGTGGCCTTCCTGGAGGCGGTGAAGTACGGCTGA
- a CDS encoding DUF2059 domain-containing protein — MTKLRVLCTAVLLACASGQVLADAASHAADAERFLKLARADKLTVPVYAQVQQMFQQRFEQAQAPASKKATLESYQAKANAALDKAVGWDKLKPELVKIYTSNFTESELKDLIAFYESPLGRKVLEKMPTLTQQSAQLTQSRLESAVPEVNKLLSDMGNELQPQAKKQQ, encoded by the coding sequence ATGACCAAGCTTCGCGTTCTCTGCACCGCCGTACTGCTGGCCTGCGCCAGCGGCCAGGTCCTGGCCGACGCCGCCAGCCATGCCGCCGACGCCGAGCGCTTCCTCAAGCTCGCCCGCGCCGACAAGCTCACCGTCCCGGTGTACGCCCAGGTGCAGCAGATGTTCCAGCAGCGCTTCGAGCAGGCCCAGGCGCCCGCCAGCAAGAAGGCCACCCTGGAGTCCTACCAGGCCAAGGCCAACGCCGCCCTGGACAAGGCTGTGGGCTGGGACAAGCTGAAGCCCGAACTGGTGAAGATCTACACCAGCAATTTCACCGAGAGCGAGCTGAAGGACCTGATCGCCTTCTACGAATCCCCCCTGGGCCGCAAGGTGCTGGAAAAGATGCCGACGCTCACCCAGCAATCCGCCCAGCTCACCCAGAGCCGCCTGGAGTCTGCCGTCCCGGAGGTCAACAAGCTGCTCAGCGACATGGGCAACGAGCTGCAACCCCAGGCCAAGAAACAGCAGTAA
- a CDS encoding BolA family protein gives MSMRDRILSALEALEPLHLEVLDESHMHSRGLETHYKAVIVSPVFAGLNAVKRHQKVYGTLGDLMGQFHALALHTYTPEEWAEQGRAPESPTCQGGSKRDH, from the coding sequence ATGTCCATGCGTGACCGTATCCTGAGCGCCCTGGAAGCCCTCGAACCCCTGCACCTTGAGGTGCTGGACGAGAGCCACATGCACAGCCGCGGCCTGGAAACCCACTACAAGGCGGTGATCGTCAGCCCGGTGTTCGCCGGCCTGAACGCCGTCAAGCGCCACCAGAAGGTCTACGGCACCCTCGGCGACCTCATGGGGCAGTTCCACGCCCTGGCCCTGCATACCTACACCCCCGAGGAGTGGGCGGAGCAGGGACGGGCGCCGGAGTCGCCGACCTGCCAGGGTGGCAGCAAGCGGGATCACTGA
- the trhO gene encoding oxygen-dependent tRNA uridine(34) hydroxylase TrhO, translated as MTQIVVAALYKFVTLKDYVALREPLLKTLLDNGVRGTLLLAEEGINGTVSGTREAIDALLAWLKVDPRFADLEHKESYCSEQPFYRTKVKLKKEIVTLGVPGVDPNQQVGTYVAPKDWNALISDPEVLLIDTRNDYEVAIGTFEGAVDPKTRSFREFPEYIKAHYDPAVHKKVAMFCTGGIRCEKASSYMLNQGFEEVFHLQGGILKYLEEVPREESLWRGDCFVFDNRVTVRHDLSEGDYDQCHACRNPISVEDRQSEHFAPGISCPHCWDSLSEKTRASARERQKQIELARARNLPHPIGRDPRQALEN; from the coding sequence ATGACCCAGATCGTTGTCGCGGCGCTGTACAAGTTCGTCACCCTGAAGGACTACGTCGCGCTGCGCGAACCCCTGCTCAAGACCCTGCTGGACAACGGCGTTCGCGGCACCCTGCTGCTGGCCGAGGAAGGCATCAACGGCACCGTGTCCGGCACCCGCGAGGCCATCGACGCGCTGCTGGCCTGGCTCAAGGTCGACCCGCGCTTCGCGGACCTGGAGCACAAGGAGTCCTACTGCTCCGAGCAGCCCTTCTACCGCACCAAGGTGAAGCTGAAGAAGGAGATCGTCACCCTCGGCGTGCCGGGCGTCGATCCCAACCAGCAGGTGGGCACCTACGTCGCGCCCAAGGACTGGAACGCCCTGATCAGCGACCCCGAGGTGCTGCTGATCGACACCCGCAACGACTACGAAGTGGCCATCGGTACCTTCGAGGGCGCGGTGGACCCGAAGACCCGGTCCTTCCGCGAATTCCCCGAGTACATCAAGGCCCACTACGACCCGGCGGTGCACAAGAAGGTGGCGATGTTCTGCACCGGCGGCATCCGCTGTGAGAAAGCGTCCAGCTACATGCTGAACCAGGGCTTCGAAGAGGTGTTCCACCTGCAGGGCGGCATCCTCAAGTATCTGGAGGAGGTGCCCCGCGAGGAAAGCCTCTGGCGTGGCGACTGTTTCGTCTTCGACAACCGCGTCACCGTGCGCCACGATCTTTCCGAGGGCGATTACGACCAGTGCCACGCCTGCCGCAACCCGATCTCCGTCGAGGATCGCCAGTCCGAGCACTTCGCCCCCGGCATCAGTTGCCCGCACTGCTGGGACAGCCTGAGCGAGAAGACCCGCGCCAGTGCGCGCGAGCGTCAGAAGCAGATCGAGCTGGCCAGGGCCCGCAACCTGCCGCACCCCATCGGCCGCGACCCGCGCCAAGCCCTGGAGAACTGA
- the maiA gene encoding maleylacetoacetate isomerase, which translates to MTTELTLYGYWRSSAAYRVRIALELKGLAYRQEPVHLVRNGGEQHQEAYRELNPQGLLPLLVDAGNAGGEVRIAQSLAILEYLEEAFPVPALLPAEPAQRALVRSLALHIACDLHPLNNLRVLQYLEAELGVGDAARKAWYRHWVGLGLAAVEKGLEPFGGRLSLGSRPGYLEACLIPQVYNARRFDCDLSAYPRILDIAARCDALEAFRKAAPEVQPDAQ; encoded by the coding sequence ATGACTACCGAACTCACCCTCTACGGCTACTGGCGCTCCAGTGCCGCCTACCGCGTGCGAATCGCCCTCGAACTCAAGGGCCTGGCCTATCGCCAGGAGCCGGTGCACCTGGTGCGCAACGGTGGCGAGCAACACCAGGAGGCCTATCGCGAACTCAATCCCCAGGGCCTGCTGCCCTTGCTGGTGGACGCCGGCAACGCCGGTGGCGAAGTGCGCATCGCCCAGTCCCTGGCCATCCTCGAATACCTGGAGGAAGCCTTCCCCGTGCCGGCCCTGCTGCCGGCCGAACCGGCCCAGCGCGCCCTGGTCCGCTCCCTCGCCCTGCACATCGCCTGCGACCTGCATCCGCTGAACAACCTGCGGGTGCTGCAGTACCTCGAGGCCGAACTGGGGGTAGGCGATGCCGCCAGGAAGGCCTGGTACCGCCACTGGGTGGGGCTCGGCCTGGCCGCCGTGGAGAAGGGGCTGGAGCCCTTCGGCGGCCGGCTTTCCCTGGGCAGCCGGCCGGGTTACCTGGAGGCCTGCCTGATCCCTCAGGTGTACAACGCGCGGCGCTTCGACTGTGACCTGTCGGCCTATCCGCGCATCCTCGATATCGCTGCGCGCTGCGACGCCCTCGAAGCGTTC
- a CDS encoding NAD(P)H-dependent oxidoreductase, translating to MAESAKHGATPLEGDGKRILLILGTPKAGSLCHALGDAFAQGARSEGHVVRLLKLGEMQFDPVLREGYDQSQTLEPDLLEAQRQIHWAEHLVFVYPVWWGGLPALLKGFFDRVFLPGFAFRYRNQGQLWDKLLTGRTADLLVTLDTPRWYFRWIYGAPAHRQMVRTILGFCGIKTRRLTEFSPVRPSSEEQRQTWLRKAETLGTRC from the coding sequence ATGGCTGAGTCGGCGAAACACGGCGCCACCCCGCTGGAAGGGGACGGCAAGCGCATCCTGCTGATCCTCGGCACCCCCAAGGCCGGCAGCCTGTGCCACGCCCTGGGCGACGCCTTCGCCCAGGGCGCCCGCAGCGAAGGCCACGTGGTGCGCCTGCTGAAGCTGGGCGAGATGCAGTTCGACCCGGTGCTGCGGGAAGGCTACGACCAGAGCCAGACCCTGGAGCCGGACCTGCTGGAAGCCCAGCGCCAGATCCACTGGGCCGAACACCTGGTGTTCGTCTATCCGGTCTGGTGGGGCGGCCTGCCGGCGCTGCTCAAGGGTTTCTTCGACCGCGTATTCCTGCCCGGCTTCGCCTTCCGCTACCGCAACCAGGGCCAGCTCTGGGACAAGCTGCTGACCGGCCGTACCGCCGACCTGCTGGTGACCCTCGACACCCCGCGCTGGTACTTCCGCTGGATCTACGGCGCCCCGGCGCACCGGCAGATGGTGCGCACCATCCTCGGCTTCTGCGGCATCAAGACCCGCCGCCTCACCGAGTTCTCCCCGGTGCGGCCCTCCTCCGAGGAGCAGCGCCAGACCTGGTTGCGCAAGGCCGAGACCCTCGGCACCCGCTGTTAG
- a CDS encoding DUF2804 domain-containing protein: MNSHISTLSPECPALCDERGALAPGAIGWSSRPRLNCAIPGHFGRRKRWNHWCLTTPHWMLSLTVADLDYLGYGAAYFLDLDSGRAVAHTQLRPFARGCHLPDTPVESHGFEHSRLRIRIDEHPGRLSLRVEAPDLGGQRLQATLDVLRPAHLDSVNLVAPLPGGCFHASSRQLGLPVSGELQLGDHHYPCVSGQSFAALDFGRGVWPFNSHWTRAAFAAPGGIAGNFGAGWTDTSGLTENALWFGGRLAKLDRPVQIEQAPSDPLAPWRFFTQCRRVDLTFTPRQLHRAHPRLGPLYADTRQWFGRFDGLLRSPDGERVPVANALGWLGSTRARW, translated from the coding sequence ATGAATAGCCACATCTCCACCCTGTCGCCGGAGTGCCCCGCCCTCTGCGACGAACGGGGGGCGCTCGCCCCCGGCGCCATCGGCTGGTCCAGCCGTCCCCGGCTGAACTGCGCCATTCCGGGCCATTTCGGCCGACGCAAGCGCTGGAACCACTGGTGCCTCACCACCCCCCACTGGATGCTGTCGCTGACCGTGGCCGACCTCGACTACCTGGGCTACGGCGCGGCCTATTTCCTCGACCTGGACAGCGGCCGGGCCGTCGCCCACACCCAGTTGCGCCCCTTCGCCCGGGGCTGCCACCTGCCGGACACCCCGGTGGAAAGCCACGGCTTCGAGCATTCCCGGTTGCGGATCCGCATCGACGAACACCCCGGCCGACTCAGCCTGCGGGTCGAAGCGCCCGACCTGGGCGGCCAGCGGCTGCAGGCCACCCTCGACGTCCTGCGCCCGGCCCATCTGGACTCGGTCAACCTGGTGGCGCCGCTTCCGGGCGGCTGCTTCCATGCCAGCAGCCGCCAGTTGGGCCTGCCGGTCAGCGGCGAACTGCAACTGGGCGACCACCATTACCCCTGTGTCAGCGGCCAGAGCTTCGCCGCCCTGGACTTCGGCCGGGGTGTCTGGCCCTTCAACAGCCATTGGACCCGGGCGGCCTTCGCCGCGCCTGGCGGCATCGCCGGTAATTTCGGCGCCGGCTGGACCGACACCAGCGGCCTCACCGAGAACGCCCTCTGGTTCGGCGGGCGCCTGGCCAAGCTGGATCGCCCGGTGCAGATCGAGCAGGCCCCCAGCGACCCCCTCGCCCCCTGGCGGTTCTTCACCCAATGCCGCCGCGTCGATCTGACCTTCACCCCGCGCCAGTTGCACAGGGCCCATCCGCGACTGGGTCCGCTCTACGCCGACACCCGCCAGTGGTTCGGGCGCTTCGACGGGCTCCTGCGCAGCCCCGATGGCGAACGTGTGCCCGTGGCCAATGCCCTGGGCTGGCTGGGCTCCACCCGCGCACGCTGGTAA
- a CDS encoding ABC transporter ATP-binding protein yields MPDRLSWAEIRRLALRHKKALWLANFAAVLATLCSVPIPLLLPLLVDEVLLERGDAALRVMDHLLPLAWENAVGYIGLMLVVTLLLRGMALVFNVLQARLFARLAKDIVYRIRIRLIERLKRVSLGEYESLGSGTVTAHLVTDLDTLDKFVGETLSRFLVAILTLTGTAAILVWMHWKLALLILLFNPLVIWSTVQLGKKVKHLKKLENDSTARFTQALTETLEAVQEVRTSNRQGFFFGRLGQRAQEVRDYAVASQWKSDAAGRTSGLLFQFGIDFFRAAAMLTVLFSDLSIGQMLAVFSYLWFMIGPVEQLLGLQYSYYAAGAALGRINELLARADEPQYPQVVDPFKGRETVGIEVSGLRFAYTDEPVLDSLDLTIAPGEKVAIVGASGGGKSTLVQLLLGLYQPQAGTIRYGGCRLEEIGLAQVRDNVAVVLQHPALFNDSVRANLTMGRERTDEACWRALEIAQLAETIRNLPQGLDSVVGRSGVRLSGGQRQRLAIARMVLAEPKVVILDEATSALDAATEYALHQALGRFLNGRTTLIIAHRLSAVKQADRVLVFDGGHIAEDGDHQQLIAEGGLYAKLYGHLQQG; encoded by the coding sequence ATGCCTGATCGCCTGAGCTGGGCGGAGATCCGCCGTCTGGCCCTGCGCCACAAGAAGGCCCTCTGGCTGGCGAACTTCGCCGCCGTCCTCGCCACCCTCTGCAGCGTGCCTATTCCCCTGCTGCTGCCCCTGCTGGTGGACGAAGTCCTGCTGGAGCGGGGCGACGCCGCCCTGCGCGTGATGGACCATCTGCTGCCGCTGGCCTGGGAAAACGCCGTGGGCTACATCGGCCTGATGCTGGTGGTCACCCTGCTGCTGCGGGGCATGGCCCTGGTGTTCAACGTGCTCCAGGCGCGGCTCTTCGCGCGGCTGGCCAAGGACATCGTCTACCGCATCCGCATCCGCCTGATCGAGCGCCTCAAGCGCGTCTCCCTGGGCGAGTACGAGAGCCTGGGCAGCGGCACCGTCACCGCTCACCTGGTGACCGACCTGGACACCCTCGACAAGTTCGTCGGCGAAACCCTCAGCCGCTTCCTGGTGGCGATCCTGACCCTGACCGGCACGGCCGCCATCCTGGTCTGGATGCACTGGAAGCTGGCGCTGCTGATCCTGCTGTTCAACCCGCTGGTGATTTGGTCCACCGTGCAGCTGGGCAAGAAGGTCAAGCACCTGAAGAAGCTGGAGAACGACAGCACCGCGCGCTTCACCCAGGCGCTCACCGAAACCCTGGAGGCGGTCCAGGAGGTGCGCACCAGCAATCGTCAGGGCTTCTTCTTCGGCCGCCTTGGCCAGCGCGCCCAGGAAGTCCGTGACTACGCCGTGGCCTCCCAGTGGAAGAGCGACGCGGCGGGGCGCACCAGTGGCCTGCTGTTCCAGTTCGGCATCGATTTCTTCCGCGCCGCGGCCATGCTCACGGTGCTCTTCTCCGACCTGTCCATCGGCCAGATGCTGGCGGTGTTCAGCTACCTCTGGTTCATGATCGGCCCGGTGGAGCAGTTGCTCGGCCTGCAGTATTCCTACTACGCCGCCGGGGCGGCCCTGGGCCGCATCAACGAGCTCCTGGCCCGCGCCGACGAACCCCAGTACCCCCAGGTCGTGGACCCCTTCAAGGGACGCGAGACGGTGGGCATCGAGGTGTCCGGCCTGCGCTTCGCCTACACGGACGAGCCAGTGCTGGACAGCCTCGACCTGACCATCGCCCCCGGCGAGAAGGTGGCCATCGTCGGCGCCAGCGGCGGCGGCAAGAGCACCCTGGTGCAGCTGTTGCTGGGCCTCTACCAGCCCCAGGCCGGCACCATCCGCTACGGCGGCTGCCGGCTCGAGGAGATCGGCCTGGCCCAGGTGCGCGACAACGTGGCGGTGGTGCTGCAGCATCCGGCGCTGTTCAACGACAGCGTGCGGGCCAACCTCACCATGGGCCGCGAGCGCACCGACGAGGCCTGCTGGCGAGCCCTGGAGATCGCCCAGCTGGCGGAGACCATCCGCAACCTGCCCCAGGGGCTGGACAGCGTGGTGGGGCGGTCCGGCGTGCGCCTGTCCGGTGGTCAGCGACAGCGCCTGGCCATCGCCCGCATGGTGCTGGCCGAGCCCAAGGTGGTGATACTCGACGAAGCCACCTCGGCCTTGGACGCGGCGACCGAGTACGCGCTGCACCAGGCGCTGGGGCGGTTCCTCAACGGCCGCACCACCCTGATCATCGCCCACCGCCTGTCGGCGGTTAAGCAGGCGGACCGGGTGCTGGTGTTCGACGGCGGCCATATCGCCGAGGACGGCGATCATCAGCAGCTCATCGCCGAGGGCGGGCTCTACGCCAAGCTCTACGGGCATCTGCAGCAGGGCTGA
- a CDS encoding DsbA family protein, with protein sequence MDPMCSWCWGFAPVAQALAEQAAEAGVPLHLVAGGLRAGHGAALDANTRRYILEHWQAVSLATGQPFRFEGALPEGFVYDTEPACRALVVARTLAPELAWPLVRLIQHAFYAEGRDVTLASTLVALAEQAGIPRIEFAHAFDDAASHESTVADFTWVQDLGIAGFPTLLAEREGQLALLTNGYQPLEELAPLLGRWLERGAHA encoded by the coding sequence ATGGACCCCATGTGTTCCTGGTGCTGGGGGTTCGCCCCGGTGGCCCAGGCCCTCGCCGAGCAGGCCGCGGAGGCCGGCGTGCCCCTGCACCTGGTGGCCGGAGGCCTGCGCGCGGGCCATGGGGCGGCGCTGGACGCCAACACCCGGCGCTACATCCTCGAGCACTGGCAGGCGGTCAGTCTCGCCACCGGGCAACCCTTCCGTTTCGAGGGCGCGCTGCCCGAGGGTTTCGTCTACGACACCGAGCCGGCCTGCCGTGCCCTGGTGGTCGCGCGAACCCTCGCGCCGGAGCTGGCCTGGCCCCTGGTGCGCCTGATCCAGCACGCCTTCTACGCCGAAGGCCGCGATGTGACCCTCGCCTCCACCCTGGTGGCCCTGGCGGAGCAGGCCGGCATTCCCCGCATCGAGTTCGCGCACGCCTTCGATGACGCAGCCAGTCATGAAAGCACCGTCGCCGACTTCACCTGGGTGCAGGACCTCGGCATCGCCGGCTTCCCCACGCTGCTGGCCGAGCGCGAGGGCCAGCTGGCGCTGCTGACCAATGGCTACCAGCCGCTGGAGGAACTGGCACCGCTGCTGGGCCGCTGGCTGGAACGGGGTGCCCATGCCTGA